The sequence below is a genomic window from Pogoniulus pusillus isolate bPogPus1 chromosome 10, bPogPus1.pri, whole genome shotgun sequence.
TGGCTCATGGAGATGTGTCTTCTCTGTTTCTCCTCTgtctcttctctgctgctttctcctgctgctagGACTGTGTGTGTTAAAGGAGCCTGGCTGGTGCCGTGCCTTGGTTAAATTGACCTCTCTGTCTCTTGTCTACATGGATTCTGGAGACCAAGTTCCTCTCTGCGAGGCTGCTCAGCTGTATGTCTGTTCTCTGGGAGGCTCTAAAGGTGTCCTAGgtgaaggctgctgggggttTGCTACTGCTGAGCAGCACCTTGATGTTGCCCTCTGACCATCAGAGATGGCAGCTAAGAGAGGAGGATGGGGCTAACTATCCCAGCGTGGCTTGGGTTGGAGGGCACCCCAAaccccaggggcagggacaccccccacTAGAGAGAAGCTTGCTCGGAGCCCCATGCAGCATGGAAAAGGAGATGTGGAGCTTTGGCACTTGGCAGGAGCattgctgggggggggaggggaggaggggggggcaggggcaccACAGTGGGGAGGGCTTGAAGGCACCACAGGACCTCCTCTGCACACACacctctgtctctgcaggctcGCAGGCTGCCAGGTGAAGCCAGCAGTCAGGTTTCTgaaggagcctgcagtgccccGAAGTGTGTGTGAGGGGAGAGGCTcaacccccagcccctctcctcaTGTCGGTTTCTATTCTGGTTTATGAGCTCAAGAGCTCCACTAAAAGCCGGAAAGGAGGCAGAGTTGTATCCCCACCCCGATCCTCCTCAACCCCCAGCGcccccctgccagcatcaccaacTTGGTTTCGCTTTCTATTCTGGTTTGTGAGCTCAGGAGTTCCaccaaaggctggagaggaggcagaggttGCATCCCCCCCAACCCTCGCAGATATTGCATCCCTCCGACTCTCCCCAACCACCAGCGcccccctgccagcatcaccgAGTGGGTTTCGCTTTCTATTCTGGTTTGTGAGCTCAGGAGCTCCTCTAAAGgctggaaaggaggcagaggttGCATCCCCCCAACCCTCCTCTCCCAGCGcccccctgccagcatcaccaacTTCGTATCGCTTTGTCTTCTGGCTTGTGAGCTCAGGAGCTCCACTAAAGgctggaaaggaggcagatgttGCATCCCCCCCAACCCTCGCAGATGTTGCATCCCCCCAACCCTCCTCTCCCAGCGCCCCCCTCCCAGCATCACCAACTTCGTATCGctttgtgttctggtttgtgaGCTCAGGAGCTCCActaaaggctggagaggaggcacAGGTtgcatcccccccacccctcccctcccagcGCCCCCCAGCCAGCATCACCGAGTGGGTTTCGCTTTCCATTCTGCTTTGTGAGCTCAGGAGCTGCATGGGAGGAGCTTGGCTACCTCCCAGTTGCTTTTCCCCTGGAAAGGAGGGAATAACAGCCCCAGTCTGGAGTCGAAAGGGATAACCTTAGCCCGGGCAggcttcttctgcccctgccccctcctcctgtTAGTGCACCGAGCAGGAGGGGTTGGCCTCGGTACCCCTGGGAGTGGTTTGTGCTGTCGTGCCTGGGCTGGGGGAACGGAGGCAGAGGTCTCTGCTGGGTTTGAGGGTTTTGGagctgggctttgctgcttttcGACCTTTGTTTGCTTGCTCAGCCGCAGGGAGGCGAGAACTGGGGTTGAGGTTTGAGCCCTAGCTCTGAGTTTCTGTCCCTCCACAAGGAGAATCTGGAGATGCAGGTTTTGCTGCAGGCTCTCTCTTGCCTGGGGCTCAGCTCTGTCAGGAGGAAATGTGAGACCAGGGCTGCTTCCCTCATGCTTTGTGCCCCTGCCGAGCCCAGCTTGAGTTAAACAAATCAACCCAACTGCCCCAGGCGCTGCCTTTGTCTCAGCCCCaccgcccagccctgcctggcacaagGCAAACTGCTGACCTGCCTGGGCAGTAGCAAAGCCTTGCTGGGGTGGAGAGGCCACTGGCAacggcctggggctgtttaggagGCTGAGTGAAATGGGAGTGCACAGAGCCCTCCAAAATCATCCGTTCCAACCAGCAACTCAACCccaccactgccactaaaccttgtccccaggtgccatggccgcaccttgctggaacacctccaggcgtggggactccaccacctccctgggcagcctctgccaacccCTGAACGCTCTGGCAACGAGAAATCTTTccttatctccaacctaaccctcccctggcacaatttcaactcatttcctctccttttgtcttctgagactagggagcagagctcaaccccaacctggctgcagcctcctctcagggagctgcagagagcaatgagctcaccctcagcctcctcttctccacaccaaacacccccagctccctcagctgctcctccccagccctcttctccagacccttccccaccttccttgcccttctctgcaccttctccagcccctcagtgtccttcttgcagtgagggccccaaaactgagcccagcactcaaactgtggcctccccagagctgagcccaggggcaaaattggacgtggcacttggtgccatggtctagccttgagctctgttggaaagggttggaatggatgatctgtgaggtctcttccaatcctgatgatactgtgatacaatccctgccctgctcctgctgcccacaccactgctgctgcaggccaggctgctgctgcccttcctgcccacctgggtacacaGCCTAGAGAAGGCACAAATGGAGGTAAGAGAGGGTTACACTTTGtcctcttcagcagcagcagcaaggatgctggggaggaggagagctgctAAAGAGTGCTGGCAAGCAAGTGGGACGGGAGCTGAGTGCCAGCgcagcagccttggcagctcagccccagcgcAGCTGCCCTCTCCCCTCTGGTGTCTTTCAGGACTGAAGCAGACATGGCCGTGCCCAGCGTGGTGACCCTGCAGCCCCAGGCCATCAGCGTGGCCCACAGGAACACCTGGCAGACAGGGCTGACCGACTGCTGCACCGACTGTGGTGTCTGTGAGTGCccgctccctgccagccccgctGCTGCCCGTGGCACTGCGCTGCCCGGCTCCTGCCccgctgcccctgctgctgtgtgggctggcagaggctcagctgctgccgtctctccctctgccaggctgctgtgggatgTTCTGCTacccctgcctgggctgccagGTGGCAGGGGACATGGGAGAGTGCTGCCTGTGCGGGACCAGCATGGCCATGAGGACCCTGTACCGCACCAGATACAACATCCCGGTCAGTGCcaagcccctcctcaccccctgcCAGCCAGAAGGGTCCaggtgcccccagcccctctggctgcagagctgggcagggctaaAGCCAAGCAGAAGAGGGAATTCAGCCTCCACTTCCCACAGGTGCAGCCATCTCGCAGagtcacagctggcactgggttgaaaggaaccctcaaagggcatcttggccacccccctgcaggcagcagggacatctccaactaaatcaggctgcccagggccatatCGAGTCTGGTCTGGAATGGCTTCAGGCATGGGGCAttaaccacagccctgggcatcctgtgccagtgcctcccctcTGCCGCTGGCCAAAGGCAGGGCACACCAAGTGGGATGTGCtgagcctctgcttggcttggCAGCTTTTGGGAGGCCTCCAGCTCCAACCAGCCTCTCCCTAAGAGGGGTCCCTGTGCTCTGGCTTCTGTGTCAccctcaaccacagccctgggcagccccttccaagctgagctgTTCTAGGCTGCTAGCCAAAGGCAGGGCACACCAAGTGGGATGTGCtgagcctctgcttggcttggCAGCTTTTGGGAGGCCTCCAGCTCCAACCAGCCTCTCCCTAAGAGGGGTCCCTGTGCTCTGGCTTCTGTGTCAccctcaaccacagccctgggcagccccttccaagctgagctgTTCTAGGCTGCTAGCCAAAGGCAGGGCACACCAAGTGGGATGTGCtgagcctctgcttggcttggCAGCTTTTGGGAGGCCTCCAGCTCCAACCAGCCTCTCCCTAAGAGGGGTCCCTGTGCTCTGGCTTCTGTGTCAccctcaaccacagccctgggcagccccttccaagctgagctgTTCTAGGCTGCTAGCCAAAGGCAGGGCACACCAAGTGGGATGTGCtgagcctctgcttggcttggCAGCTTTTGGGAGGCCTCCAGCTCCAACCAGCCTCTCCCTAACAGGGGTCCCTGTGCTCTGACTTCTGTGTCACTCTGTGGTGCCCTGTCTGCTCCGTCTGCCAAATCAAGAGGGACATCAACCGCAGGAGGAAGATGAACATATTCTGGTGAGCTGGGGGTCACAAAGCCACCACCACGCAGCCAAgtggctgcctgccagcacctgtAAGACACAGGGTTGCTGTAGTGGGGAACTCACCCGTGGGCAGCTGGCTGGAGTGACCTCCTTCAGTGTAAggaggtgtgagggtgctgcagccctggagcaggctgcccagagatgcccAGGTgatgtctcctcctctggagagatgccAGACCCCCCCTGGATGTGGctatcctgggcaggctgattTCCCCCTGCAGGGAGTTTGGGCTCTCCAAAGATTGTGACCCTTtcctttctgtgattccaggctagggggggttgggctcaaggatctccagaggtcacttccaatccctaccatcatagaaccatagaatcagtcagggttgggagggaccacaaggatcagccagttccaacccccctgccatgcccagggacaccctaccctagagcaggctgcacacagcctcagccagcctggccttaaacacctccagccatggggcctcaaccacctccctgggcaacccattccagcctctcaccactctcctgctcaacaacttcctcctcacctccagcctcactctccccacctccagctttgctccattccccccagtcctgggactgcctgagagcctaaaaagtccctccccagcttttttgtagtccacttcagatcctggaaggccacaagaaggtcacctgggagcctcctctgctccagcctgcacagccccaactctttcagtctgtgctcacagcagagctgctgcagcctctgagcatcctcctggccctactctggacatgctccagcatctccacagccctcttgtcccaggggctccagaactggatgcagtactccaggtgggatctcagcagagcagagcagagaggcagaatcacctccctggccctgctggccacacttctgctgctgcagcccaggctctgcttggctttctgggctgcaagtgcacactgctggctcctgtggagcttctcctccagcagcacccccaagtccctctcctcagggctgctctccagccactcactgcccagcctgaagttgtgcttggcattgccccgacccagctgcaggaccttgcccttggtcttgttgaacctcctaaggttggcttgtgcccacctctgcagcctgtccaggtgcctctgggtggatccctgccctccagcctggctgctgcagcacacagcttggtgtgggcagcaaacctgctgaggctgcactcagtgcctctgcccatggcacccacaaagatgctgaacaagactggtcccatcctgtgacagcagcaggttcaaagGCTCATCCCAAACCATGTTGAGATTCTGGGACCTGTCAGGCAGCAAAACCTTTCTGGAAACCTTGTGCAGGAGCAGGACTGGACACTCACACCCACACCCAGAGTGCAGGGAGGCCATGGCCACAGtctctgaccctcttctcttgtcctgttgcagatgccaccaccatcctcactgcaccctgctgagctgccagaggcaggacaggctggagagcacacCACGGAGGCAGCTGCCTTGTGTATGGTTCATCCCCCACCCCTTTTCCACGAGGAACAAATAAAGAGCAGAGTTTTTTCTTTATGTCCCAACCTTCTCCTGCTTCCTCCAGCCTGAAGGGCAGCTCAGATGTCCCAGTGCAGAGAAAGGGGCGTTGGAGGCACAGGAGGAGGCTTCTTAGCTCATCCCCGTGGCACCGTTtcgctgcagggcagagctggggcttcCCCCAGGCAGGTAGGTAGGTGATGGAAGCCACcaagtgctgctgtggtggcCTGGGTGGCTGGTCAGGGCTGCTGGCCAGTCCCACCTGTCTGAACAGGGGGTTTTGGCTGCTTGGATCCCTCCTGTGTTGTAGGGGCATGGACCCCTGCTGACCCTGAGcctgaagcacagaatggtttgggttggcagagccctttaagctcagccagtccaaccctgctccagctctgccaaggctgggactaagccatggccctcagcaccacagctctgcctcttgcaaacacctccaggggtggggatccaaccacctccctgggcagcctgaattCCCACCTGCCTGTGATTCAGCACTTGGTTGGGTCATGGCTTGGCCAGCaagggctgagctctgccctggttGCAGGtggtaaagatgtgcagggtgagtgcccagaggctggagccaggctctgctggctgatgcccaatgacaggacaaggggcagtggtggaagctgagccagaggaagctccatgggaacatgaggaggaattttttccctgtgagggtgacagaaccctggaacaggctgcccaagggggctgtggagtctccctctctggagatactcaagacctgcctgggtgtgttcctgtgtgatcctgctctggcagcggggttggactggctgatccttgcaggAACCTTCCAACCACCCTCTCTGAGCCCCTGACCTCCTCTCCATGTGCCAACCCTGCCACCTCTTGGCCACGGCCAGGCAGGGCACACCTGGACTCCCTCCGGGAGGCAGGAAGGTCACATTCATCAGCTCTGAAGGATTTTTGACCCCTGCagatctccctcagcctcccactCTTAAGGaccttctttgcccttctccaccttcatcagcttcatcacaAAGGACAGGTAGAGGCTGTCAGTGCTGCAGGGTCTGTGCAGCAGCCACCCTACCTACCTCAAACCCCAGATGATCCTGGGCATGGTTCCTGGAGATAAACAAATCTCTCCTCTGAAAAACACTCCCCAGACCCACAGGTGGTGGTgggaagggtggggaggggtggggacagcagcagcaaggctgcagaagggaagctgtggctgtgcagggcagcaccTAAGGCAGTGACATCTGTCAGCGAGAGCAGAGGTCGGCTGGGGAGCACCCAGAGCATATAAAGGGTGAGAAGCAGGAACAGGAGCAGTGTTTGCTGGGCAAGGGCAGCTCACAGGTAGGTGTGGCTGGGctctggaagctgctgctgggggctgaggaTCTCTTGCTGGGGAAGAGGTGGAAGCAGAGGTGGAAGTTTTCCTCCTTGGAGAGGTACTTCAGAGCTAAAGCAGAGGATCTcttgctggggaagaggaggaggtggaagcagaGGTGGAAGTTTTCCTCCTTGGAGAGGCACTTCAGAGCTAAAGCAGAGGATCTCTtgctggggaagggaaggaagcagaGGTGGAAGTTTTCCTCCTTGGAGAACCACTTCAGAGCTAAAGCAGAGGATCTCttgctggggaaggggaggaggcagaggtggaAGTTTTCCTCCTTGGAGAGGCACTTCAGAGCTAAAGCAGAGGATCTCttgctggggaaggggaggaggtggaagcagaGGTGGAAGTTTTCCTCCTTGGAGAGGCACTTCAGAGCTAAAGCAGAGGATCTCTtgctggggaagggaaggaagcagaGGTGGAAGTTTTCCTCCTTGGAGAACCACTTCAGAGCTAAAGCAGAGAATCTCttgctggggaaggggaggaggtggaagcagaGGTGGAAGTTTTCCTCCTTGGAGAGGCACTTCAGAGCTAAAGCAGAGGATCTCttgctggggaaggggaggaagcagAGGTGGAAGTTTTCCTCCTTGGAGAGGCACTTCAGAGCTAAAGCAGAGGATCTCTtgctggggaagggaaggaagcagaGGTGGAAGTTTTCCTCCTTGGAGAGGCACTTCAGAGCTAAAGCAGAGGATCTCTtgctggggaagggaaggaggtggaagcagAGGTGGAAGTTTTCCTCCTTGGAGAGGCACTTCAGAGCTAAAGCAGAGcatgccaggtgctgctggtgggcaTTTGgagagcagtgggcagcaggggcgaggggcagcagctgtgcactgtgcctgcaCCTTGGCTGTTGGTGGAtctgggctgtgtgtgcacctcAGGAGCCATTTTGTCCCCATCAGCCATGCCAGcgtggctggaggtgccatGGAGCTGGAGATCTGGGGGCACTCACGGTGATGTGCTGGACCTGGGCCCCTTCTCAGGAGATGAATGTGTGGTAGAGGCTTGTCtgggctgctcagcaccacagcctccATCCGTGCTGGGatgtggggtgggaaggggaagCCTGTGGCCAGCCCTGCCCGCTGAGGGCACAGCATGTGTGTGGCAGTgggcagtgctcagctgctttttctccttctctgctggtGAGGGAACATCTCCTCTGGCACCAGAGGTTGGTGGGCTCCTGCTCCtaacccttctgctgctgctcctgtgtgtgcttctccctctgctctctgctgtcctgcttgctgctgggcatccctgtccctgcctgggGACCTCTCTCTTGTCCTTGCCTAGGACCTCTCTTCTGTTCCTGCCTGGGGACCTCTCTCTTGTCCTTGCCTAGGACCTCTCTTTTGTTCCTGCCTGGGGACCTCTCTCTTGCCCTTGCCTA
It includes:
- the LOC135178952 gene encoding placenta-specific gene 8 protein-like isoform X2, encoding MDSGDQVPLCEAAQLTEADMAVPSVVTLQPQAISVAHRNTWQTGLTDCCTDCGVCCCGMFCYPCLGCQVAGDMGECCLCGTSMAMRTLYRTRYNIPGSLCSDFCVTLWCPVCSVCQIKRDINRRRKMNIF
- the LOC135178952 gene encoding placenta-specific gene 8 protein-like isoform X1, with translation MDSGDQVPLCEAAQLTEADMAVPSVVTLQPQAISVAHRNTWQTGLTDCCTDCGVCCCGMFCYPCLGCQVAGDMGECCLCGTSMAMRTLYRTRYNIPGSLCSDFCVTLWCPVCSVCQIKRDINRRRKMNIFW
- the LOC135178952 gene encoding placenta-specific gene 8 protein-like isoform X3, which codes for MAVPSVVTLQPQAISVAHRNTWQTGLTDCCTDCGVCCCGMFCYPCLGCQVAGDMGECCLCGTSMAMRTLYRTRYNIPGSLCSDFCVTLWCPVCSVCQIKRDINRRRKMNIFW